In Accipiter gentilis chromosome 17, bAccGen1.1, whole genome shotgun sequence, one DNA window encodes the following:
- the IRF7 gene encoding interferon regulatory factor 7 isoform X2, whose translation MAALQSEGEAQKLRFGPWLVSAVSSGSYQGLRWTDPARSKFRVPWKHNARKDVTSGDLEVFKAWAKASGRYEGCPEDPAKWKTNFRCALRSTRMFRLVDDHSTSGDDPHKVFAITPDALWRGEAGDFGSPDPAVDQQPLHQQPQLELNPQDVAPEIAPPGSTDPAQPPMLDDLEALQWVLKLCDISPRDLDHPTPSWETAGDAPHQDTLLQPHPDPNQNNCLPPPPFQQWVPAVEQPPLGAYSPTDPMLLEEPGAMPLPCHPPDITVPGLSPGEAMLFAPTTSPAPLPPPPQDNTGGIIPILDISIYYRGKLFHQEEVGGSQCLLAYQSSDPAVVLRPGHLVHFPSPAELADSKQRRFTEELLGNAGLQLEQRACKLFATRLKKCKVFWALSQQLEGVGDPPRNLLCRDQETPIFDFNEFCTELRDFRNGQRQRSPDFTIYLCFGQSFSKARPKESKLILVKLVPKFCEYWYEQVLREGASSLDSGTVSLQLSDSFSLFELIEQCNMQID comes from the exons ATGGCAGCGCTGCAGAGCGAGGG GGAGGCCCAGAAGCTGCGGTTCGGGCCCTGGCTGGTGAGCGCCGTCAGCAGCGGGAGCTACCAGGGGCTGCGCTGGACAGACCCGGCCCGCAGCAAATTCCGCGTCCCCTGGAAGCACAACGCCAGGAAGGACGTCACCAGCGGCGACCTGGAGGTCttcaag GCCTGGGCGAAGGCGAGTGGGCGGTATGAGGGGTGCCCCGAGGACCCAGCCAAGTGGAAGACCAACTTCCGCTGCGCCCTGAGGAGCACCCGCATGTTCAGGTTGGTGGACGACCACTCCACGAGTGGTGACGACCCGCACAAGGTTTTTGCCATCACCCCAG ACGCCCTCTGGCGTGGCGAGGCGGGAGATTTCGGCAGCCCCGACCCTGCGGTGGACCAGCAGCCGCTGCACCAGCAGCCACAG CTGGAGCTTAATCCCCAAGACGTGGCCCCAGAAATCGCTCCCCCAG GCAGCACTGACCCTGCACAGCCCCCGATGCTGGATGACCTGGAGGCCCTGCAGTGGGTGCTGAAGCTGTGCGACATCTCCCCCCGTGACCTTGACCACCCGACCCCATCGTGGGAGACTGCAG GGGATGCTCCTCACCAGGACACCCTGCTCCAGCCTCACCCAGACCCCAACCAAAACAactgcctccccccgccgccaTTTCAGCAATGGGTGCCTGCAGTGGAGCAGCCCCCCTTGGGCGCCTACAGCCCCACAGACCCCATGTTGCTGGAGGAGccag GGGCCATGCCGCTGCCGTGCCACCCACCAGACATCACGGTTCCTGGGCTGTCCCCAGGGGAGGCGATGCTCTTCGCCCCCACCACTAGCCCTGcgccactgccaccgccaccgcAGGATAACACAG GTGGCATCATCCCCATCCTGGACATCAGCATCTACTACCGGGGGAAGCTCTTCCaccaggaggaggtggggggcagcCAGTGCCTGCTGGCGTACCAGTCGTCTGACCCAGCGGTGGTCCTGCGCCCCGGGCACCTGGTGCActtccccagccccgcagagctGGCTGACAGTAAGCAGCGGCGTTTCACCGAGGAGCTGCTGGGCAAcgcagggctgcagctggagcaaCGTGCCTGCAAGCTCTTTGCCACCCGCCTGAAGAAGTGCAAGGTCTTCTGGGCGCTGTCTCAGCAGCTCGAGGGCGTCGGGGACCCCCCACGCAACCTGCTCTGCCGGGACCAGGAAACCCCCATCTTTGACTTCAATGAGTTTTGCACAG AGCTGAGGGACTTCCGCAATGGCCAAAGGCAGCGGTCCCCTGACTTCACCATCTACCTCTGCTTTGGGCAGTCCTTCTCCAAGGCCAGGCCCAAGGAGTCCAAGCTCATCCTGGTCAAG CTGGTGCCCAAGTTCTGCGAGTACTGGTATGAGCAGGTGCTGCGGGAGGGAGCCTCCTCTCTCGACAGCGGCACCGTCAGCTTGCAGCTCTCCGACTCCTTCAGCCTCTTCGAGCTCATTGAGCAGTGCAACATGCAGATAGACTGA
- the IRF7 gene encoding interferon regulatory factor 7 isoform X1 — protein MAALQSEGEAQKLRFGPWLVSAVSSGSYQGLRWTDPARSKFRVPWKHNARKDVTSGDLEVFKAWAKASGRYEGCPEDPAKWKTNFRCALRSTRMFRLVDDHSTSGDDPHKVFAITPDALWRGEAGDFGSPDPAVDQQPLHQQPQLELNPQDVAPEIAPPGSTDPAQPPMLDDLEALQWVLKLCDISPRDLDHPTPSWETAGDAPHQDTLLQPHPDPNQNNCLPPPPFQQWVPAVEQPPLGAYSPTDPMLLEEPGAMPLPCHPPDITVPGLSPGEAMLFAPTTSPAPLPPPPQDNTGGIIPILDISIYYRGKLFHQEEVGGSQCLLAYQSSDPAVVLRPGHLVHFPSPAELADSKQRRFTEELLGNAGLQLEQRACKLFATRLKKCKVFWALSQQLEGVGDPPRNLLCRDQETPIFDFNEFCTELRDFRNGQRQRSPDFTIYLCFGQSFSKARPKESKLILVKVQGPTPTSAAQGGGDSWGPGETGVWVPKEGDSGGLWEMGLWVPEEGDLPGLGEMRVPWGLGVGTLRVWVTWGSE, from the exons ATGGCAGCGCTGCAGAGCGAGGG GGAGGCCCAGAAGCTGCGGTTCGGGCCCTGGCTGGTGAGCGCCGTCAGCAGCGGGAGCTACCAGGGGCTGCGCTGGACAGACCCGGCCCGCAGCAAATTCCGCGTCCCCTGGAAGCACAACGCCAGGAAGGACGTCACCAGCGGCGACCTGGAGGTCttcaag GCCTGGGCGAAGGCGAGTGGGCGGTATGAGGGGTGCCCCGAGGACCCAGCCAAGTGGAAGACCAACTTCCGCTGCGCCCTGAGGAGCACCCGCATGTTCAGGTTGGTGGACGACCACTCCACGAGTGGTGACGACCCGCACAAGGTTTTTGCCATCACCCCAG ACGCCCTCTGGCGTGGCGAGGCGGGAGATTTCGGCAGCCCCGACCCTGCGGTGGACCAGCAGCCGCTGCACCAGCAGCCACAG CTGGAGCTTAATCCCCAAGACGTGGCCCCAGAAATCGCTCCCCCAG GCAGCACTGACCCTGCACAGCCCCCGATGCTGGATGACCTGGAGGCCCTGCAGTGGGTGCTGAAGCTGTGCGACATCTCCCCCCGTGACCTTGACCACCCGACCCCATCGTGGGAGACTGCAG GGGATGCTCCTCACCAGGACACCCTGCTCCAGCCTCACCCAGACCCCAACCAAAACAactgcctccccccgccgccaTTTCAGCAATGGGTGCCTGCAGTGGAGCAGCCCCCCTTGGGCGCCTACAGCCCCACAGACCCCATGTTGCTGGAGGAGccag GGGCCATGCCGCTGCCGTGCCACCCACCAGACATCACGGTTCCTGGGCTGTCCCCAGGGGAGGCGATGCTCTTCGCCCCCACCACTAGCCCTGcgccactgccaccgccaccgcAGGATAACACAG GTGGCATCATCCCCATCCTGGACATCAGCATCTACTACCGGGGGAAGCTCTTCCaccaggaggaggtggggggcagcCAGTGCCTGCTGGCGTACCAGTCGTCTGACCCAGCGGTGGTCCTGCGCCCCGGGCACCTGGTGCActtccccagccccgcagagctGGCTGACAGTAAGCAGCGGCGTTTCACCGAGGAGCTGCTGGGCAAcgcagggctgcagctggagcaaCGTGCCTGCAAGCTCTTTGCCACCCGCCTGAAGAAGTGCAAGGTCTTCTGGGCGCTGTCTCAGCAGCTCGAGGGCGTCGGGGACCCCCCACGCAACCTGCTCTGCCGGGACCAGGAAACCCCCATCTTTGACTTCAATGAGTTTTGCACAG AGCTGAGGGACTTCCGCAATGGCCAAAGGCAGCGGTCCCCTGACTTCACCATCTACCTCTGCTTTGGGCAGTCCTTCTCCAAGGCCAGGCCCAAGGAGTCCAAGCTCATCCTGGTCAAGGTACAGGGGCCAACACCCACCTctgctgcccagggagggggAGACTCCTGGGGGCCAGGGGAGACGGGGGTCTGGGTGCCCAAGGAGGGGGACTCTGGAGGTCTGTGGGAGATGGGGCTCTGGGTGCCTGAGGAGGGGGACCTTCCGGGGCTGGGGGAGATGAGGGTTCCTTGGGGTCTGGGGGTGGGGACTCTCAGGGTCTGGGTGACATGGGGGTCTGAgtag